GGAGAGCGGCTTTATCCGGTGCTGATGCCGAAGGCGTGGCTGGTGCTGGCGAACCCGCGGGTTCCCGTGCCGACGGGGCAGGTTTTCGCGCGGCTTGGCGGGTTCGGCGCGCCGATGCCGGACATTCCGGTGTTCCCCACGGTGATCGAACTGGCCCGCTGGCTGCGCGGCATGCGCAACGATCTCGAGGAACCCGCCCGGCAGGTCGCGCCGATCATCGGCACGGTGCGGGATGCGCTCGATGCGCTGCCCGGCTGCCTTATGGCGCGGATGTCGGGATCGGGGGCCACCTGTTTCGGCCTATTCTCCACCGAGGCCGAGGCCCGGGCCGGGGCCGCGCGCCTGCCCGCCGCATGGTGGACCGCCGCCGCCCCGTTGGAGGCCTGACCCCTTAGCGGATGCGGGCTACCACGTAATCGGCCAGATCCACCAGCATGTCGCGCAGATCATGCGCCGGCAGCGGATCGAGGGCGGATTTCGCCCGCTCGGCCCAAGCGATGGCATCGGCGCGCGCCGCCTCCATCGCGCCGTGACGGGCAAGGATCTCCTGCGCGCGGGACAGATCGCCCTCGGCCTGATCGCCCTCGGCGATGGTGCGCTGCCAGAAGGCCGTTTCGTCGGCATCGGCCAAGGCCACCGCCTTGATCACCGGCAGCGTCAGCTTGCGCTCGCGGAAATCGTCGCCGGTGTTCTTGCCGATGGTTTCGGCGACGCCGCCGTAATCCAGTAGATCGTCCACGATCTGGAACGCGATGCCCAGCGCATCGCCATAATCGCGCAGCCCCGCGACCTGCGCCGGGGTGGCGTCCGCGATCATGCCGCCGACTTCGGCCGCAGCGGCGAACAGCGCCGCCGTCTTGCCGCGCACCACCTGAAGATAGATCTCTTCGGTCGTCGCCAGATCCTGCGCAGCGGTCAGTTGCAGCACCTCACCTTCGGCGATCGTCGCCGAGGCGTTGCACAGCACGTCGAGCACATCCATCCGCCCCGGTTCGACCATCAGCTGGAAGGACCGCGCAAACAGATAATCCCCCACCAGCACCGAGGATTTGTTGTCCCACAGAAGGTTGGCCGTCGGGCGGCCCCGGCGCTGCGCGCTTTCGTCCACCACGTCGTCGTGCAGGAGGGTGGCCGTGTGAATGAACTCCACCGTGGCGGCGAGGTGGACGTGGAACGGGCCGTCATAGCCGCACATCCGCGCCGCCGCGAGCACCAGCATGGGGCGCAGACGTTTGCCCCCCGCCTCCACCAGATGGGCGGTCACTTCCGGGATGCGGGGTGCGTGCCGAGAGGCCATCCGATCCCGGATCAGGACGTTCACCCGGTCCATGTCCGGGGCAAGCCACGCCCCCAGCCGGTCATGCGGCTT
This DNA window, taken from Falsirhodobacter algicola, encodes the following:
- a CDS encoding polyprenyl synthetase family protein codes for the protein MDVDDVSQKPHDRLGAWLAPDMDRVNVLIRDRMASRHAPRIPEVTAHLVEAGGKRLRPMLVLAAARMCGYDGPFHVHLAATVEFIHTATLLHDDVVDESAQRRGRPTANLLWDNKSSVLVGDYLFARSFQLMVEPGRMDVLDVLCNASATIAEGEVLQLTAAQDLATTEEIYLQVVRGKTAALFAAAAEVGGMIADATPAQVAGLRDYGDALGIAFQIVDDLLDYGGVAETIGKNTGDDFRERKLTLPVIKAVALADADETAFWQRTIAEGDQAEGDLSRAQEILARHGAMEAARADAIAWAERAKSALDPLPAHDLRDMLVDLADYVVARIR